TAAAATTATCGGGGTCCATGCCGGTGAAGGCATCTATGAACCTTTCGACCGAATTATCGGACGGGCGGTCGATTACTTTGAAAAGAGCGGTGATCTCAAACCGTCTCCGCTCGAACTCGACCTGGAACGCAATGATCTGCCCAATACACTTCTGTCATTTCCGGGCAAGGTCAAATCAAACAGCTCTTCACACAGACTGATCATCACCGATTCAAATAATGACCGTATAATCGTGACCGATCTGGAGGGCCGGGTGCTGGAGATCATCGGCTCCGGTAAAAACGGAAACCGTGACGGATCATTTGAACAGGCCGAATTCAACCATCCCCAGGGGACATTCCTCGATGGGGATCTGCTGTACATAGCCGATACAGAAAACCATGCCGTCCGCCGAGCGGACCTGAACAAGCGCGAAGTCGAGACGGTTTTGGGATGCGGCCGCCAGGCACGTTTGTTTTCAGAGATAGATTCAGCCGACGCGACCTGCCTAAATTCCCCCTGGGACCTGCTGGTGAATGAAGATAAATTATATATCGCCATGGCTGGATCTCACCAGATCTGGGTAGCCGACCCGGATCAAAACAGCGCCGTCCCCTATGCCGGTTCCGGGCGCGAGGCAAGAATCGATGCCCGCCTGCAAAATGCTGCCCTGGCCCAGCCGAGCGGGATAGTCAGCGACGGCAACCTGCTGTATTTTGCCGACAGCGAGACCAGCTCGATTCGCACAGCAGAACTCCCCCCCGGCGATTCGGTCAAGACTTTGATCGGAGAGGACCTCTTCGACTACGGCGACATCGACGGTCATGCCGACTCAGCCCGCCTGCAACATCCACTGGGAGTAGCGCTTCACGACGGCAAAATCTATATCGCCGACACCTATAATTCCAAGATCAAGGTGATCGATCCGGAGGAGATGACTTCTCTTACATACGCCGGAAGCGACGTTCCGGGTTTTGAAGACGGCGCCCTGCACGAAGCCAAGTTCAATGAGCCGGGCGGTTTAACCGTAATCGACGGCAGAATCTACGTCGCCGATATGAACAACCATGCTATCCGGGTGATCGACATGAAAACTGAAACTGTCAGCACTCTCAGGCTCACTGGACTGAACAAGATGACTACCGCCCATGCGGAAAACACATCAATAGCCCGTCAAATCGAATTACCTGAAATGGAGTTTAAGGCCGGAAAAACCAGCCTGAAGTTTAAAATCAATCTTCCTGAAGGCTATGAATTGATCGAACAGGCACCACAGACGATCAACCTGAAGTCGGCCGATCGAGAAGTGCTCAGTTTTGATGATGGCAAAGAGAGCTATGAATTCGAGATAAATGGCCAGCCGGTCAATGTTGTGGCCGTGACCAGGGAAGGCATGACTGAACTATCGATGGAAGCTCTATTCTATTTCTGTAAGAAAGAATCCGGACTCTGCCTGGTCGACAATCTGCAAATAAAATTGCCGGTCACCATTGACGGCGCCGGCAAATCTGAAATCGAAATCCCGGTAGATATCGAAGCTAAGCTTTAATCAGCGCTCTTCTTTGAAAAGCACATGCTTGCGCAGGACCGGGTCGTATTTTTTGAACTGCAGTCGATCCGGATCGTTGCGGCGGTTCTTAAACGTATGGTAGACATACGGACTCTCTGTGCTCTTCATCTTGATATGCATGCGAATATCTTTTTTCTTCTTGGCCATATCTATATCCTCATTTCAAATCGTTTTCAAATCTCTAATCTTAAATCGGCGCAATTACTCACAATTTTACAGCCGACTGTAAGAACCGAATTAATTTATAACAGAATCCCGATCTGTCAAGCAGGTTTTTGCTTTTGGAACTGCTTTTAAACCATTATCTCTTACAGGACAGTTATTTCCGGTGAACGATGTACTAAAATTTGTAATTTTACTGAACGCGGTTGAACTATCGTCGTTCTACATAGTAGAAATATATGTCCGGGATAAATTATAATTCTTAAATTCAAATCCTTTGCAGGGGAGGCAACCGCTATGAAAGCCAGTATTTATTTAGCGGCTTTTATTCTGCTGGCAGGCATGACAATCATCTATTGCAGTGACAACTCCAATAAAAGCACCGATCCGATCGAACCACCGCAGTTGAGCGCAACAGAACTGTCGCTTCTCGAATCTTCCAACAGTTTCGCGTTCGATATATTCAAAGAACTGGTAGCTCAGGAGGAGGATACCAACATCTTTATTTCTCCCTTGAGTATGTCCTACGCTCTGACTATGACCTATAACGGGGCCGATGGCCAGACTGAGGAGGCTATGAAAACCGTCCTCGGCCTGGGCGATTACAGCCGGGAGAAAATCAACCAGTCTTTTAAATCTTTGACTGCCACGCTTCTGACACTGGACCCATCCCTGATCGTAGAACTGGCCAACTCGATCTGGTACCGCAACGCTTTCGAAGTCGAACAGGAATTCATCGATATCAACCAGGAATATTTTGACGCCGAGGTATTGCCGAAAGACTTCAATTCCAACCAGGCCTGTAACGATATCAACGGCTGGATCGAGGACAAGACCAACGAAAAGATCCAGGATATAATCGATTGCCCGATCGATCCGATGACTATCATGTTTTTGATCAACGCGATCTATTTCAAGGGCAACTGGACCGTGGAGTTCAACCCGGAGGAAACTTCTCCCGGTATATTTTACTCTCCCGGCGGTGAAGTACAATGCGATATGATGAACCGCTATGACGAGATATCTCATCTCTTTACCGATAAGTTCAAGGCGGTCAATCTGCCCTATGGCGATGAGCTCTTCAGTATGACCATGTTTTTGCCAAAGAAAAGTA
This sequence is a window from Candidatus Zixiibacteriota bacterium. Protein-coding genes within it:
- a CDS encoding redoxin domain-containing protein codes for the protein MDKFLEGSTDAPEFPDGLTWFNVEKPLSLKKLEGKLVLLDFWTFCCINCMHVLPDLKKLERKYDQELVVVGVHSAKFTNELESEAIRQAVLRYEIEHPVVNDRDFQIWSSYGVSAWPSFVLINPKGKIIGVHAGEGIYEPFDRIIGRAVDYFEKSGDLKPSPLELDLERNDLPNTLLSFPGKVKSNSSSHRLIITDSNNDRIIVTDLEGRVLEIIGSGKNGNRDGSFEQAEFNHPQGTFLDGDLLYIADTENHAVRRADLNKREVETVLGCGRQARLFSEIDSADATCLNSPWDLLVNEDKLYIAMAGSHQIWVADPDQNSAVPYAGSGREARIDARLQNAALAQPSGIVSDGNLLYFADSETSSIRTAELPPGDSVKTLIGEDLFDYGDIDGHADSARLQHPLGVALHDGKIYIADTYNSKIKVIDPEEMTSLTYAGSDVPGFEDGALHEAKFNEPGGLTVIDGRIYVADMNNHAIRVIDMKTETVSTLRLTGLNKMTTAHAENTSIARQIELPEMEFKAGKTSLKFKINLPEGYELIEQAPQTINLKSADREVLSFDDGKESYEFEINGQPVNVVAVTREGMTELSMEALFYFCKKESGLCLVDNLQIKLPVTIDGAGKSEIEIPVDIEAKL
- the rpmG gene encoding 50S ribosomal protein L33, which gives rise to MAKKKKDIRMHIKMKSTESPYVYHTFKNRRNDPDRLQFKKYDPVLRKHVLFKEER
- a CDS encoding serpin family protein, with amino-acid sequence MKASIYLAAFILLAGMTIIYCSDNSNKSTDPIEPPQLSATELSLLESSNSFAFDIFKELVAQEEDTNIFISPLSMSYALTMTYNGADGQTEEAMKTVLGLGDYSREKINQSFKSLTATLLTLDPSLIVELANSIWYRNAFEVEQEFIDINQEYFDAEVLPKDFNSNQACNDINGWIEDKTNEKIQDIIDCPIDPMTIMFLINAIYFKGNWTVEFNPEETSPGIFYSPGGEVQCDMMNRYDEISHLFTDKFKAVNLPYGDELFSMTMFLPKKSNSVDQFIAELTEDKFNNWLSEFEIDSVDLYLPKFKFKYDKRLKEVLTNMGMAIAFQGNADFSGINPTADLYINDVIHGSFVQVDEKGTEAAAVTIVEIRYTSGPRNYIRVDRPFVFVIHEKTTGAILFMGKVINPIWQDS